Proteins from a genomic interval of Mycoplasmopsis columboralis:
- the efp gene encoding elongation factor P, protein MINVNEFKPGITFQDEGDIFVVLEAQHSKQGRGQANVKAKVKNLRTGATTIKSYTGGDKVKPAHIDKRKMNYLYSDGENIILMDNETYEQIEIPVKNVEWELNFLTENSEVQIRKFQEEVLDVELPINVDIRVVEAPDAVKGNTTTNPQKKVILETGFEIETPMFIKENDIITVSTETGKYVGKSNK, encoded by the coding sequence ATGATTAATGTAAACGAATTTAAACCAGGTATCACATTTCAAGATGAAGGAGATATTTTTGTTGTTTTAGAAGCACAACACTCAAAACAAGGACGTGGACAAGCAAACGTTAAAGCAAAAGTAAAAAATCTAAGAACTGGTGCAACAACTATCAAATCTTACACTGGTGGAGATAAAGTTAAACCAGCTCACATTGATAAAAGAAAAATGAACTATTTATATTCAGATGGAGAAAACATCATTTTAATGGATAACGAAACATACGAACAAATTGAAATTCCAGTAAAAAATGTTGAATGAGAATTAAACTTTTTAACTGAAAATAGTGAAGTTCAAATTAGAAAATTCCAAGAAGAAGTCTTAGATGTAGAATTACCAATTAATGTTGATATTAGAGTTGTTGAAGCCCCAGATGCCGTTAAAGGAAACACAACAACCAATCCACAAAAGAAAGTTATTTTAGAAACTGGTTTTGAAATTGAGACTCCAATGTTCATTAAAGAAAACGACATTATTACTGTTTCAACTGAAACTGGTAAATATGTTGGAAAAAGCAACAAATAA
- the atpA gene encoding F0F1 ATP synthase subunit alpha codes for MAIKLDDISVIIKDRIKNYDLKIDQSEIGKVISIGDGIALVSGIEKVMNSEIVVFENGVYGLALNLEEEAVGVALFGDANSVSEGDSVRRTNQVISVEVGDELLGRVVNALGQPIDGKGELKLTKTREIFKVASGVMSRKEVNQPLETEIIAIDSMIPIGKGQRELIIGDRQTGKTAIAIDTIINQKGKGVYCVYVAIGQKNSTVAQIVKKLSDSDALKYTTVVVAGASELAPQQYIAPYTGVTIAEEWMSQGKDVLIVYDDLSKHATAYRTLSLLLRRPPGREAYPGDVFYLHSQLLERAARLNERYGGGSITALPIIETQQGDISAYIPTNVISITDGQIFTREGLFNAGQRPAVDVGFSVSRVGSAAQTKAMKSVVGSLKLELAQYNEMLAFAQFGSDLDDSTKTILDHGAKVYELLKQEQYNPISQASQSIILVGVKERIINPLPKNKMHEYRDMVLKEIENNKMLNIVYKDILSTSVISPENYEVITKTLVKIVQDIVNTIPNYDPKMYKPLPSKFTNN; via the coding sequence ATGGCGATAAAACTTGATGATATTTCAGTAATTATTAAAGATCGTATTAAAAATTATGATTTAAAAATCGATCAATCTGAAATTGGTAAAGTTATTTCTATTGGAGATGGAATTGCTTTAGTATCTGGAATTGAAAAAGTTATGAACTCCGAAATTGTTGTTTTTGAAAACGGAGTTTATGGTCTTGCTTTAAATTTAGAAGAAGAAGCAGTCGGAGTAGCTTTATTTGGAGATGCTAATTCCGTTTCTGAAGGTGATAGTGTTAGAAGAACCAATCAAGTTATCTCAGTTGAAGTTGGAGATGAGCTACTTGGAAGAGTAGTTAATGCGCTAGGACAACCAATTGATGGTAAAGGTGAATTAAAATTAACCAAAACTAGAGAAATTTTCAAAGTTGCAAGTGGAGTTATGTCTCGGAAAGAAGTTAACCAACCACTTGAAACCGAAATTATTGCAATTGATTCAATGATTCCAATTGGAAAAGGACAAAGAGAGCTAATTATCGGTGATCGTCAAACTGGTAAAACTGCTATTGCAATTGACACAATTATTAATCAAAAAGGTAAAGGTGTTTATTGTGTTTACGTAGCTATTGGACAAAAAAACTCAACTGTAGCACAAATTGTTAAAAAACTTTCTGATTCAGACGCTTTAAAATACACTACTGTTGTGGTAGCTGGAGCTAGTGAATTAGCTCCTCAACAATACATTGCTCCTTATACTGGAGTAACTATTGCTGAAGAGTGAATGTCTCAAGGAAAAGATGTGTTAATTGTGTATGATGATTTATCAAAACACGCTACTGCATATAGAACATTATCACTTCTTTTAAGAAGACCTCCTGGTCGTGAAGCTTATCCTGGAGATGTGTTTTACTTACACTCTCAATTACTTGAACGTGCTGCTCGTTTAAATGAACGTTACGGTGGTGGTTCAATTACTGCTTTACCAATTATTGAAACTCAACAAGGAGATATCTCTGCATATATTCCAACAAACGTAATTTCAATTACTGATGGTCAAATTTTCACTCGTGAAGGTTTATTCAACGCCGGTCAAAGACCAGCTGTAGATGTTGGTTTTAGTGTTTCGCGGGTAGGTTCAGCTGCACAAACTAAAGCCATGAAAAGTGTTGTAGGTTCATTAAAATTAGAGCTTGCTCAATACAATGAAATGCTTGCTTTTGCTCAATTTGGATCTGATTTAGATGATTCAACTAAAACTATTTTGGATCATGGAGCTAAAGTATATGAATTGCTTAAACAAGAGCAATACAACCCAATTTCACAAGCATCACAATCAATTATTTTAGTTGGAGTTAAAGAAAGAATTATCAATCCATTACCAAAAAATAAAATGCACGAATATCGTGATATGGTGCTAAAAGAAATTGAAAATAATAAAATGCTTAATATCGTTTATAAAGATATCTTGTCAACTTCTGTTATTTCGCCTGAAAATTATGAAGTTATCACCAAAACTCTTGTAAAAATTGTTCAAGACATCGTTAATACCATTCCTAATTACGACCCTAAAATGTACAAACCACTTCCAAGTAAATTTACAAACAATTAA
- the thiI gene encoding tRNA uracil 4-sulfurtransferase ThiI, with the protein MYNKILIRYGELVLKKKNRKQFIKQLSDNVTKITHQKPQIEFDRMYLDYSPETIQSLSYVFGISSYSPVIVVDNDVEIFKETILKLIKPTSKSFKIASRRNYKNFEVNSDQLNRILGTHVLKNTSLSVDVHNPDQTFYVEVRRYHTYIFSEYIKGQGGLPVGIGGKGIHLISGGFDSPVAAYLMMKRGIKLEFLSFLTPPQTDERTKEKIVNLVKILSRYQGDSLIHFADYSKLMNYISFVSKESYKINLMRRSFYRIADTLAQKRHLLSISNGENLGQVASQTLESINVIGSVAQTAILRPLITYDKNDIINLAKEIDTHDISIIKANETCELFAPKEPTTKPSLDVAQKLETELSMIFDLEADLLENGIETTKVNI; encoded by the coding sequence ATGTATAACAAAATATTAATTCGTTATGGTGAATTAGTTTTAAAAAAGAAAAACCGTAAACAATTTATTAAACAATTAAGCGATAATGTTACTAAAATTACGCATCAAAAACCACAAATTGAATTTGATCGAATGTATTTAGATTATTCACCTGAAACTATTCAATCACTCTCTTATGTGTTTGGTATTAGCTCATATTCTCCGGTGATTGTAGTTGATAATGATGTAGAAATTTTTAAAGAAACTATTTTAAAATTAATCAAACCCACTTCTAAAAGCTTTAAAATCGCTTCAAGAAGAAATTATAAAAATTTTGAAGTTAATTCAGATCAATTAAATCGTATTCTTGGGACACACGTACTTAAAAATACTTCTTTAAGTGTGGATGTTCACAACCCTGATCAAACTTTTTATGTGGAAGTAAGACGTTATCACACTTATATTTTTAGTGAATACATTAAAGGTCAAGGGGGATTGCCAGTAGGTATTGGTGGTAAAGGAATACATTTAATTAGCGGTGGGTTTGATTCACCAGTGGCTGCTTATTTAATGATGAAAAGAGGAATTAAACTTGAATTTTTATCATTTTTAACACCTCCACAAACCGATGAAAGAACCAAAGAAAAAATCGTTAATTTAGTTAAAATACTTTCAAGATATCAAGGAGATTCGCTCATTCATTTTGCTGATTATTCAAAGCTGATGAATTACATTTCATTTGTTTCTAAAGAATCTTACAAAATAAATTTAATGCGTCGTAGTTTTTATCGAATCGCTGATACTTTAGCTCAAAAAAGACATTTATTATCCATTTCTAATGGAGAAAATCTAGGCCAAGTAGCTTCGCAAACTCTTGAATCAATTAATGTAATTGGTTCAGTTGCTCAAACAGCTATTTTACGTCCGCTTATTACTTATGACAAAAACGATATAATTAATTTAGCAAAAGAAATTGATACTCATGATATTTCAATTATTAAAGCTAACGAAACTTGTGAGTTATTTGCTCCTAAAGAACCCACTACTAAACCATCTTTGGATGTGGCTCAAAAACTTGAAACTGAGTTATCAATGATTTTTGATTTAGAAGCTGATTTACTAGAAAACGGAATTGAGACCACCAAAGTTAATATTTAA
- the holA gene encoding DNA polymerase III subunit delta has translation MFLIYGDENFFIDEKVKEIKQKYTEENIIVFNDKFEYSQVLDHLYSNSLFAQNKLILIENCDLFLTKKLSSEQKDFLNQLLLQANQPNSNEVVFIIRKLDLAENELTQLLQKNNQVFKCLQIPKKDLPKQLVNYIKNKGGDITPSNLMYLLEKLPENLTLIMQEINKLLLETRDITKEVIDKSVGQYVLDDSFGLSNAFESNDFNVIWKAYKQKKYEGIDINTLISQMANVFILANKVYHLRNLNWDNAKIASFLKVHEFRIKKASLLLSKYSLTKIENIIEDLLKLDSSFKSSTIDNEAIFESFLVKHFIGKQQNEQLR, from the coding sequence ATGTTTTTAATTTATGGGGATGAAAACTTTTTTATTGACGAAAAAGTAAAAGAAATAAAACAAAAATACACCGAGGAAAATATCATTGTATTCAATGATAAATTTGAATATTCACAAGTTTTAGATCATTTGTATAGTAATTCTTTATTTGCTCAAAATAAGCTAATATTAATTGAAAATTGCGATCTATTTTTGACTAAAAAACTTTCAAGTGAGCAAAAAGACTTTCTAAATCAACTTTTGTTGCAAGCAAATCAACCAAACTCAAATGAAGTTGTGTTTATTATTCGCAAGCTTGATCTTGCTGAAAACGAGTTAACTCAACTACTTCAAAAAAACAACCAAGTATTTAAATGTTTGCAAATCCCTAAAAAAGATTTACCTAAACAACTGGTAAATTACATTAAAAACAAAGGTGGAGATATTACTCCATCAAACTTGATGTATCTATTAGAAAAACTTCCTGAAAACTTAACGTTAATAATGCAAGAAATCAATAAGTTATTGCTTGAAACTAGGGATATTACTAAAGAAGTAATTGACAAGTCAGTTGGTCAATATGTATTAGATGATTCTTTTGGGTTATCAAATGCTTTTGAATCAAATGATTTTAATGTTATTTGAAAAGCATATAAACAAAAAAAATATGAAGGAATTGACATTAATACATTAATAAGTCAAATGGCAAACGTCTTTATTTTAGCCAATAAGGTTTATCATTTGCGTAACTTAAATTGAGATAATGCAAAAATAGCTAGTTTTTTAAAAGTACACGAATTTAGAATCAAAAAAGCTTCTTTACTGCTTTCTAAATATTCTTTAACCAAAATTGAAAATATCATTGAAGATTTGCTTAAACTAGATTCTTCTTTTAAATCATCAACAATAGATAATGAAGCAATTTTTGAGAGCTTTTTAGTAAAACACTTTATAGGAAAACAACAAAATGAACAACTTAGATAA
- the atpG gene encoding ATP synthase F1 subunit gamma, with protein MSNLNALKNRISVVGNTKKITKAMQLVATAKLQKTKKDLENIKNYRNLLEETFNELMQNVSQKDLQNIFPANENLDQDLYIIISSDLGLCGSYNSNIYAQIHQNVTDKDLVIFVGAKAYLYAHSFIKKENIVQKYFAYGDSFNYALAESISKDALELYFNKKIRSIKIIYTEFVNNIIQEAKTFQLFPFVVTQKVNVLTSNVEFYPNAETILRNSIPLFIGSMIYSLGNFSKISEMSSRRNAMENATENANELIHELGLEFNRKRQSLITQEITEIVSGADATQK; from the coding sequence ATGTCTAATTTAAACGCATTAAAAAACCGTATTTCTGTAGTGGGTAATACTAAAAAAATAACCAAAGCTATGCAATTAGTAGCCACTGCAAAATTGCAAAAAACTAAAAAAGACTTAGAAAACATTAAAAATTATCGTAATTTACTTGAAGAAACATTTAATGAATTAATGCAAAACGTATCTCAAAAAGATCTTCAAAACATTTTTCCAGCCAATGAAAATCTTGATCAAGATCTTTACATTATCATTTCTTCAGATTTAGGATTATGTGGTTCATATAATTCAAACATTTACGCACAAATTCATCAAAACGTAACTGATAAAGATTTAGTGATTTTTGTTGGCGCTAAAGCTTACTTATATGCGCATTCTTTTATTAAAAAAGAAAACATTGTACAAAAGTATTTTGCTTATGGTGATTCATTTAACTACGCTTTAGCTGAATCAATTAGTAAAGATGCTTTAGAACTATACTTTAATAAAAAAATTCGTTCAATTAAAATTATTTACACCGAATTTGTTAATAACATTATTCAAGAGGCTAAAACATTTCAATTATTTCCTTTTGTAGTAACTCAAAAAGTTAATGTATTAACAAGCAATGTTGAATTTTATCCTAACGCTGAAACAATACTCAGAAATTCAATTCCGCTTTTTATTGGAAGTATGATTTATTCTTTAGGTAACTTTTCTAAAATTTCTGAGATGTCATCTCGTAGAAACGCAATGGAAAATGCTACCGAAAATGCTAATGAATTAATTCATGAATTAGGTCTTGAATTTAACCGAAAACGTCAAAGTTTAATTACTCAAGAAATTACTGAAATTGTGTCTGGTGCAGACGCAACTCAAAAATAA
- the atpH gene encoding ATP synthase F1 subunit delta: protein MLDKSNIKGYAIALFELVKEANKFEQIHVECNQILTVVQQNPNLIDFWSALNVPNEEKLKLVDDLLFDYDPILKNLIKVAIERKSINKIKTILTHYLKLSNEALKISFVKVITAKEISQDHLDRIKDKLEKHYHRRFEIKNVIDKSLISGFQIVSESRIIQKNYKNDLAQLIGAITTKNIKGGR, encoded by the coding sequence ATGTTAGATAAATCTAATATTAAAGGTTATGCGATTGCTCTTTTTGAATTAGTTAAAGAAGCAAATAAATTTGAACAAATACATGTTGAATGCAACCAAATACTTACTGTGGTTCAACAAAATCCGAATCTAATTGATTTTTGATCTGCATTAAATGTGCCAAACGAAGAAAAACTCAAACTAGTTGATGATCTTTTATTTGACTATGACCCAATTTTAAAAAACCTTATTAAGGTGGCCATTGAACGTAAAAGCATCAACAAAATAAAAACAATTTTGACACATTATTTAAAGCTTTCAAATGAGGCATTAAAAATTTCTTTTGTTAAAGTAATTACTGCTAAAGAAATTTCTCAAGATCATTTAGACCGCATCAAAGATAAACTTGAAAAACACTATCATAGAAGATTTGAAATTAAAAATGTCATTGATAAATCACTTATTTCAGGTTTTCAAATCGTTTCTGAAAGTCGTATTATTCAAAAAAATTACAAAAATGATTTAGCTCAACTTATTGGAGCTATAACCACTAAAAATATCAAAGGAGGTAGATAA
- a CDS encoding DUF4231 domain-containing protein, whose translation MNVKEYYAKVKKENTIKLVISGISYYLLNILSISFALYLGVIAAIFLASINQNYPKELGNPYKALFPNITTGSTYILLTSIINASVSLISGFLSFFVVNDYFKNQKSIREKLKLENLIYSDKVFYYKELTQKEADYLFYKRIFFLTKKEKYDREKLINNGGK comes from the coding sequence ATGAACGTTAAAGAGTATTATGCAAAAGTCAAAAAAGAAAATACTATAAAACTTGTTATTTCTGGTATTTCATATTATTTATTAAATATTCTTTCGATTTCATTTGCTCTTTATTTAGGGGTTATTGCTGCGATTTTTTTAGCCTCAATTAATCAAAACTATCCAAAAGAACTAGGCAATCCTTACAAAGCATTGTTTCCAAATATAACAACCGGATCTACATATATTTTGCTTACAAGCATTATCAACGCAAGTGTTTCATTAATTTCAGGATTTTTATCATTTTTTGTTGTTAATGATTATTTTAAAAATCAAAAATCTATTCGTGAAAAACTTAAATTAGAAAACTTAATTTACTCTGATAAAGTGTTTTATTACAAAGAATTAACTCAAAAAGAAGCAGATTACTTGTTTTATAAACGAATATTTTTCCTAACTAAAAAAGAAAAATACGATCGTGAAAAACTTATTAATAACGGAGGTAAATAA
- the atpC gene encoding ATP synthase F1 subunit epsilon, which yields MAKTTYLTITTPEKIFFAGETNIVTLKIADGYIGILPNISPIFSSIEMGSLTIGYSNDPQSIKCYIGGGLIYADQEKVNIITDDIIKADDIDLQRAKSDLAMYEAALLKAKETSSADTQKFEVKLKKAINRIDIYNQFHK from the coding sequence ATGGCTAAAACAACTTATTTAACCATTACAACACCAGAAAAAATCTTTTTTGCTGGCGAAACAAATATTGTTACATTAAAAATCGCCGATGGTTACATAGGTATTTTGCCTAACATATCTCCAATTTTTTCTAGTATCGAAATGGGTTCTTTAACTATTGGATATTCAAATGATCCCCAATCAATTAAATGTTACATTGGTGGTGGATTAATTTATGCTGATCAAGAAAAAGTCAATATTATTACTGATGACATTATCAAAGCTGATGATATTGATTTACAAAGAGCTAAAAGTGATTTAGCCATGTATGAAGCTGCGCTTTTAAAAGCCAAAGAAACATCCTCAGCAGACACTCAAAAGTTTGAAGTTAAGCTGAAAAAAGCAATTAATCGAATTGATATTTATAATCAATTCCACAAGTAA
- the atpD gene encoding F0F1 ATP synthase subunit beta, translated as MPQNKGTIVQILGPVVDVRFTSGKLPKLLNALIVYKDQQAYTLEVAQHIGDDTVRSIAMVSTNGLQRGMEVIDTGAPISVPVGNAVLGRMFDVLGNPIDELKMADNVETAPIHAPAPTYEEQKSSSEILETGIKVIDLLIPYAKGGKIGLFGGAGVGKTVLVQELINNIATEHNGLSVFAGVGERTREGNDLYYEMKAAGVLDKTALVFGQMNEPPGARMRVALTGLTMAEYFRDVQNQDVLLFIDNIFRFTQAGSEVSALLGRMPSAVGYQPTLSTEMGQLQERITSTRRGSITSVQAVYVPADDLTDPAPATTFTHLDAKTVLDRGIASLGIYPAIDPLESSSRLLDPLIVGVEHYQVAQGVVNILQRFKELQDIIAILGMGELSEEDKKIVARARRIRNFLSQPFTVAEKFSGMKGQYVPLKETIRSFKEILEGKFDDYPEEIFRYAGSIEDVIERHNKNLNNG; from the coding sequence ATGCCACAAAACAAAGGAACAATTGTTCAAATTCTTGGACCAGTTGTTGACGTGCGTTTTACAAGCGGCAAATTACCTAAACTTCTAAATGCTTTAATTGTGTATAAAGATCAACAAGCATATACATTAGAAGTTGCGCAACACATTGGTGATGATACCGTTAGATCAATTGCGATGGTTTCAACAAATGGTTTACAAAGAGGAATGGAAGTTATTGATACTGGCGCACCAATTTCTGTGCCAGTTGGTAATGCCGTTTTAGGAAGAATGTTTGACGTTTTAGGAAATCCTATTGATGAATTGAAAATGGCTGATAATGTTGAAACAGCTCCAATTCATGCACCTGCTCCTACTTACGAAGAACAAAAAAGCTCAAGTGAAATTCTTGAAACTGGTATTAAAGTTATTGACCTTTTAATCCCTTATGCTAAAGGGGGTAAAATTGGTCTTTTTGGTGGAGCTGGAGTTGGTAAAACCGTTCTTGTACAAGAATTAATCAATAACATTGCTACCGAGCACAACGGACTTTCAGTTTTTGCTGGAGTTGGTGAAAGAACTCGTGAAGGTAATGATTTATACTACGAAATGAAAGCAGCTGGTGTTTTAGATAAAACAGCACTAGTATTTGGTCAAATGAATGAACCCCCAGGGGCCAGAATGAGAGTTGCTTTAACTGGTTTAACAATGGCTGAATACTTTAGAGATGTTCAAAATCAAGATGTGCTTTTATTTATTGATAACATCTTTAGATTCACACAAGCTGGTTCAGAGGTTTCTGCTCTTTTAGGGAGAATGCCTTCTGCGGTTGGATATCAGCCAACTTTATCAACAGAAATGGGTCAACTTCAAGAAAGAATTACATCAACTCGTAGAGGTTCAATTACATCAGTTCAAGCTGTTTATGTTCCCGCAGATGACTTAACTGACCCTGCTCCTGCAACAACTTTTACTCACTTGGATGCTAAAACTGTTTTAGATCGTGGAATTGCTTCTCTTGGAATTTATCCTGCTATTGATCCTCTAGAGTCTTCATCAAGACTTCTAGACCCTTTAATTGTAGGGGTAGAACATTATCAAGTAGCTCAAGGTGTAGTAAATATTCTCCAACGTTTCAAAGAATTGCAAGATATTATTGCAATTTTAGGGATGGGAGAACTTTCTGAAGAAGATAAGAAAATTGTTGCTCGTGCAAGAAGAATTAGAAACTTCTTATCTCAACCCTTTACAGTTGCTGAAAAATTCTCAGGAATGAAAGGTCAATATGTACCTTTAAAAGAAACAATTAGAAGTTTTAAAGAAATTCTTGAAGGTAAATTTGATGATTATCCTGAAGAAATTTTTAGATATGCTGGAAGCATCGAAGATGTAATTGAAAGACACAATAAAAATTTAAATAATGGCTAA
- a CDS encoding MMB_0454 family protein gives MNWINVTYNSNQTYIVKEEAILDVINNVFSELKHLKLVKTPRLSFDENHLDLEIFVDVKIKKNKTKDTYSAVKQLANQIEEAVKILIDKKPKNVQVCLLDII, from the coding sequence ATGAACTGAATTAATGTAACTTATAATTCTAATCAAACTTATATTGTTAAAGAGGAAGCTATTTTAGATGTTATCAACAATGTATTTAGCGAATTAAAACATTTAAAATTAGTAAAAACACCAAGATTAAGCTTTGATGAAAATCACCTAGATTTAGAAATCTTTGTTGATGTTAAAATCAAAAAAAATAAAACTAAAGATACATATTCAGCAGTTAAACAGCTTGCTAATCAAATTGAAGAAGCAGTAAAAATTTTAATTGACAAAAAACCAAAAAACGTTCAAGTTTGTCTGTTGGACATAATCTAA
- a CDS encoding Cof-type HAD-IIB family hydrolase: protein MTNKWAIFSDVDGTIYPFPEKQLTQVNINKIEELNQKGVPFILNTGNPPYQKIQRLADQFKSPYIVCSNGALVFDNFAKKTIFIEKMPLSEVKKIWEVSNITNSPLYYFGTDKYYFKDMPKQWHDFLVEFCEYDQFITHGEIVDDIHKIEVYGESEVIERFYAEAMKHDIDLNIINLKTHIEITKKGVSKASGMRWVCENAFNMSVEQAMAIGDSPNDISMLEAAGYSYAMDNADKLTKSKAKYYTSDVRQNGLAEAIDDYLYRSDFELKRAVSQRGKQK, encoded by the coding sequence ATGACAAACAAATGAGCTATTTTCAGTGATGTAGATGGAACAATCTACCCTTTTCCAGAAAAACAATTAACCCAAGTAAACATTAACAAAATTGAGGAATTAAATCAAAAAGGAGTTCCTTTTATTTTAAATACTGGCAATCCACCATATCAAAAAATTCAAAGGCTTGCAGATCAATTTAAATCACCATATATTGTCTGTTCAAATGGAGCCTTAGTTTTTGATAATTTTGCTAAAAAAACTATTTTTATTGAAAAAATGCCTCTTAGTGAAGTGAAAAAAATTTGAGAAGTATCCAACATTACCAACTCACCGTTATATTATTTTGGTACCGATAAGTATTATTTTAAAGATATGCCTAAACAATGACACGATTTTTTAGTTGAGTTTTGTGAATACGACCAATTCATTACACACGGAGAAATTGTGGATGACATTCATAAAATTGAAGTATATGGAGAATCTGAGGTTATTGAGCGTTTTTATGCCGAAGCGATGAAACATGATATTGATTTAAACATCATTAACCTAAAAACTCATATTGAAATTACTAAAAAAGGGGTTTCTAAAGCTTCTGGAATGCGTTGAGTTTGTGAAAATGCTTTTAACATGAGCGTTGAACAAGCTATGGCAATTGGAGATTCACCAAATGATATTTCAATGCTAGAAGCAGCGGGATATTCATATGCGATGGATAATGCTGACAAATTAACTAAATCTAAAGCCAAATATTATACTTCTGATGTGAGACAAAATGGACTTGCCGAAGCTATTGATGATTATTTATATCGTAGTGACTTTGAACTTAAAAGAGCTGTTTCTCAAAGAGGAAAACAAAAATAA
- a CDS encoding ComEC/Rec2 family competence protein, with protein MLLFVCCALILFFNKYKHSKILILALIVLFCIYAIWKWWINSIQIGTATYTFKVKQINKNSAILQDTFLRDFVLLNKTNIKEIKINEWIYLKGKVTFLDSKFDFFLNKGIYYQIQVNEILNVSNSLKSSFFNLELFNYKEFQNTIMPLIFGYTSEDLSKNFSFLGVIHLVVLSGFHFNIIYVIFKFIFGKTKLKIFGSLLFLSIYFAMCNWNISAVKSFFLILLIEIYQFASVKNINVDKTKFLIIVAGFVLIINPWFVTEIGYWFTFLLSGFLYLFENNEQWQWNKKAFKKYFKTWMFSTLLVLLFRFEFYPLSFLFMLFLSPLIEFYVVSLVFLWWIKPVVIFYDFILKNISEVLMRWSLFISFQVSNLYLKTTLSFLNLAALLILLVTNQKATNKFLYN; from the coding sequence TTGTTGCTGTTTGTTTGTTGTGCACTGATTTTATTTTTTAATAAATATAAACATTCAAAAATATTAATTCTTGCTTTAATTGTGCTGTTTTGCATTTATGCGATCTGAAAATGATGAATAAATTCAATTCAAATTGGAACTGCAACTTACACTTTTAAGGTTAAGCAAATTAATAAAAATTCAGCAATATTACAAGATACGTTTTTAAGAGATTTTGTTTTACTAAATAAAACAAATATCAAAGAAATTAAAATTAATGAGTGAATTTATTTAAAAGGAAAAGTGACTTTTTTAGATTCTAAATTCGACTTCTTTTTAAACAAAGGAATATATTATCAAATTCAAGTAAATGAAATTTTAAATGTTAGCAATTCTTTAAAAAGTAGCTTCTTTAATTTAGAATTATTTAATTACAAAGAATTTCAAAATACGATCATGCCACTTATTTTTGGTTATACAAGCGAGGATCTTTCGAAGAACTTTTCGTTTTTAGGTGTTATACATTTAGTAGTTTTAAGTGGTTTTCATTTTAATATTATTTATGTGATTTTTAAATTTATCTTCGGAAAAACAAAACTAAAAATTTTTGGATCTTTATTATTTTTAAGCATTTATTTTGCCATGTGTAACTGAAACATATCAGCAGTAAAATCATTTTTTCTGATCTTATTAATTGAGATATACCAATTTGCTAGTGTTAAAAATATAAATGTTGATAAAACCAAATTTTTAATAATTGTTGCTGGATTTGTGTTAATAATTAATCCCTGATTTGTTACAGAAATTGGGTATTGATTCACATTTTTATTAAGTGGTTTTTTATATTTGTTTGAAAACAATGAACAGTGACAATGAAATAAAAAGGCTTTTAAAAAATATTTTAAAACTTGAATGTTTTCAACTTTGTTAGTGTTACTTTTTAGATTTGAATTTTACCCATTGTCTTTTTTGTTTATGCTCTTTTTAAGCCCACTTATTGAATTTTACGTAGTTAGTTTAGTATTTTTATGGTGAATTAAGCCGGTGGTAATTTTTTATGATTTTATTTTAAAAAACATATCAGAAGTTCTCATGAGATGAAGTTTATTTATTTCATTTCAAGTAAGTAATTTATACTTGAAAACTACATTATCTTTTCTTAATCTTGCAGCATTATTAATATTATTAGTAACTAATCAAAAAGCAACTAATAAATTTTTATATAATTAA